A genomic region of Planctomycetia bacterium contains the following coding sequences:
- a CDS encoding carbonic anhydrase has translation MSDDSLTRRQLLAIAGIAAAASSFAAEPAVPRPAIHKEAADALSRLKEGNRRFADGKTRHAHESADWRKHLVGTQKPFATILGCSDSRVPIELVFDQGFGDLFVVRVAGNVIAPDVIGSLEYAVAHLATPLIVVVGHQGCGAVTAAVAALQGPTNEAPGIKALVGYIEPGLPKPLLGDTPEQRIDAAVEANVRWSIDQLARLPEAKKAIDAKRISLQGAVYELTTGRVRFLSARS, from the coding sequence ATGAGCGATGATAGTTTGACGCGCCGGCAACTGCTGGCCATTGCCGGTATCGCCGCCGCCGCATCGTCGTTCGCCGCTGAGCCCGCGGTGCCAAGACCGGCGATCCACAAGGAGGCGGCCGACGCGTTGAGTCGTTTAAAGGAGGGGAATCGACGTTTCGCCGACGGCAAGACTCGCCACGCCCATGAAAGCGCCGACTGGCGCAAGCACCTCGTCGGCACTCAGAAGCCGTTCGCGACGATCCTCGGCTGTAGCGATTCGCGCGTGCCGATCGAACTGGTATTCGACCAAGGGTTCGGCGATCTGTTCGTCGTGCGGGTCGCGGGGAACGTGATCGCACCCGACGTCATCGGCAGCTTGGAGTATGCCGTCGCGCATTTGGCGACGCCGCTGATCGTCGTCGTCGGGCACCAAGGCTGCGGGGCCGTCACCGCGGCGGTGGCGGCGCTCCAAGGACCTACGAACGAGGCGCCGGGCATCAAGGCCCTCGTGGGATACATCGAGCCAGGCCTCCCGAAACCCTTACTCGGCGACACGCCCGAACAGCGGATCGACGCCGCGGTGGAAGCGAACGTCCGTTGGTCGATCGATCAGCTGGCTCGACTGCCGGAAGCGAAGAAAGCGATCGACGCAAAGCGGATCAGTTTACAGGGAGCCGTTTACGAGCTAACGACGGGGCGAGTTCGTTTCTTGTCGGCCCGATCGTAG